The Euryarchaeota archaeon genomic sequence CCTCAAGGCAAGCGAACGCGCCACGATCTTCCTCGAAGGGCGTTCGGGCCTTGGGCGACCAATCCTCTCCGTGGCCATTGTCGAGAACAACACGGCCGGCAAGGCCACGATCCAGATCACGGGAAGCCAACATGGAAATGAGCCAAGCGGGAGCGACGCGGCCCTCATGTTGATGGAACTTTTCGCGTTGGGCGCGGGAAGCGACGTGTATCCGATCCTATCGCGCGTGAACCTCGTGTTCGTGCCGAACGCGAACCCCGATGGCCGCAACCTCGATCGACGCGGGAACGCGACGGGCATCGACATCAACCGCGACCACATGAACCTCGAAAGCCCGGAAGGCAAGATACTACATGAGGTCTTCAACCGCCATCAGCCGGCGGCGATCCTCGACCTCCACGAGTTCGGCGGCCTCCAAGGCGCCCCCGAGCAATCGCCTGACAATGTGCATTTCGAGATCGGCGGCCCCCAGAATCCGCTCGTGCACCAGGAAGTCGCCCGGGCCGCCTACGACTTGGAGACCGTTGCGCAGAACGCCGTCAACGAGGAATTCGGGCCCGGGTGGGCCGGCATCTACCCGCCGACCGATTCGAGCCAAGGGTCGGACATCCACCGCAACCACTATGCGATGCACAACAGCGCAAGCCTCCTTTTCGAAACCGACGGATCACTTGGCAGCGGGGACGGCTACAAGACACGCGTAAGAATTCATTTCATCGCCACCATGGCGGTGATCAAGGCCGTGGCCGCCGATCCTGCACGGTTCATTACGGCGTCCGCGACGGCCGGATCCGACCAGGAGAACGCGACGAAGGCGTTCTTCGTCTACGAGCCACAGTCCTACGCAGGGCAATTCACGAGGCTACTCGAAACGCACGGGCTCGAACTCGACGTGGCGGCCACGCCCATGATGACGACGGCGCTCGGCTCGTCCGCATCCACCGAACCGGTGAAGACGTCGTTTGCGGCGGGGTCGGTCAGGGTCTGGCTGAACCAGAGTGCGGGACGTAGCGCCGCCGAGATGTTCGAAGTGTCGAACGCGCAAGACCCGTTCTACAGGGCGGGGCCCAAGGACAATGGGCTGATGTATTACCGGGGGGGCGAAAGCCCGACGCCAGCCTCGTCGTGATACGCGGATCAGGGCCTCGACCCGCTCGTCCCGGTCATTGGCGAATCAATGGTCGTGAGGCGCAACGATGAGTGTCTCCAATCGCTTCACGCCAGGAAGTTCGAGGAGGCCCTTTGCGACCTCCATGCTTTTCTCGAAGGATTCCGCCTTGATCGCGATCGCCCCATCATAGCGTCCAAGCGTCACCACGACCATGCTGACGCCCTTGGTCTTGGTGGCGGGGTCGAACCACGCAGGCTTTGGGAGGCCTCGCGTCGGAGACCGTCGCTGCACGCCCCCCTGGTCGCTCTTGAGATGGATCGCTGCGTCGCTGTTTTGCACAAGTGCGATCAGCTTCCAATGCCTCAATCTGGCCGCCCCCTCTCGTATTCGATGCCCAATCCCGCAAGGACCTCCGCGCTCTCGACGGCCGGATGATCCTTCACTTGCTCGGTGATGCGCTCCAGGTCAGCCAGGTTCGAGGCTTCGGCCTCCAAGACCGCGTCGACGCTTCCAAAGACCGGCTCGTAGCTTGTCAAGCCGCCGACCGTCCTCAAGTGTGCCACGACTTCCGCCCATTTTGATTGCTTTGCCTTCAGAAGGATGAGTGATTTCACAGGTCTTCCCCCGATCCAGGAATGCTGCGGTCGACGCTTAATTGTTATCACGTGGCGCAACCAAGGGTGGATGCTGCGAGGCCGATCGATTGGGGCCCCAACGATCCTTGCGCCGGGCCGGCAGACCGACGGCGTCGGCGACCGGTTTTGGGCAGGCAGCGACACTTCGAACGTATTTTACGGGGCCGTCTGCATCCGCGTACCCGTGCACGATTGGACGGCCCAATCCCCACAGCTTGCCGCAGTGGCTCTCGTTCTCGCCGTGGCCGCCACGCTCGCCTTCTTGAGCCCCTACAACCGGGCCGTGCGGGCCTTTGTCGTGTTATTGGCGCTACGCGCCCTCACGGGCCTGGGTCACGCGATGGCGAACATAGCCGACAGTCCGGCGGATGCCGACTTCTGGTGGCGCCTTCATCCCTATTTTATGCTGCCCCTGGCGTTTGCCGCATTGTACTTCGCGTCGGTTTTCCCGCGTCGCCGTGTGCTCCAGGGGGTTCCCGGTGGCACGGCAGCGCTTGCCGTGGCCGGAACAGTGGTGGCGCTGACGGCCTACGTTTTCGATCACCGCCTGTTTTGGGACCTCGGATCGGTCGCCGCCGGCGAATCTCCGACCATGAACGCGACCACAGGGCCGCTCTTCGTGTTCGAAGGGATCTTTCTTCTCGCCTACGCGATCATAGTCTACACGTGTGCCCGGGACTTCACCCTGTCCAGCCCTGGGCCTGCCCGCCAATCCATGCTCATCGTCGGCCTTGGTTTCGGGGTCGTTTCGCTCTACGACGGACTTAGTTTCCTGACGCTCGAGAGCGGCGCGGTCTGGCGACACCAACCATTGGTCTCGTACGGACTCGCGGTCTCATTCGTCGGTGCCATCATCGTCGTCTGCGCCGCGGCGTGGATCCTGTACCGGAACATGCGACGGGAGGATTCCACGCAGACGCGGTCGACGACCCGGCGTTTCCTCTTCGGTCTAGCTCTTGCCCCGGTCTCGCTCGGGATCCTGGCCCTTACCGGAACAAACGGCCCGGGCGCCGAGCCACTTTCGATGGTATTTGCCGCGTTCTGGCGCGTGGCGCTCCCCCTGCTCGTCGCATACGGGCTCGTCCGCCACCACATCTTCGACATCGACGTGAAGCTCAAGTGGACGATCGGGAGCGGGACGCTCGCGGGTTTCTTCCTTGCGGTGTTCTTCGTGGTCGCCCAATTGGTCCAGAACGCCCTCGGTGAGGTCTATGGTTGGCTCGTCGGTGGCGTTGCGGCCGGTCTACTCCTCTTCGCCCTGTCGCCTTTGCAACGGATCGCCGAGCAGGTCGCGCACGCAGCTTTACCGGGGGCAAAACCCATCGCGGCGATGAACCGCGACGAGAGACTGCTGGTCTATCGCGATACGGCCCGCGTCGTCTGGGCGGACGGTGCGATCGACCGCAACGAACGGGCGATGCTCGACAAACTAAGGGAGACGTTGGGTCTCACGAGGGAGGAGGCGAGCGTCATCGAAAGCGAGGCCGCGAGCGCATAGGGGAACGGCAGCGCGCAGGGCCCAGGACGGATACCCACGCCGCCTCTGGCGCCTCACGGGTTCTTCGGTACCTTCTCCCAATCCTTGAGGAACTGCTGGATCCCCCTGTCCGTCAATGGGTGCTTCACCATCTGCTCCAAAACCTTCCACGGAAGCGTCGCTATGTGCGCTCCGGCTTCTGCGGCCTCGACCACGTGTATCGGGTGCCGCACGCTTGCGACCAGGACCTGCGTCTTGTAACCGTAGTTCCCGTAGATCTTGAGGATCTGCCGGATGAGGTCCATCCCGTTGTGGCTCATGTCGTCGAGCCTGCCGACAAACGGGCTCACGATGAAGCCGCCAGCCTTGGCGACGAGAAGGGCCTGTGTCGGACTGAAGCAGAGCGTCGTGTTCGTACGGATGCCCTTCGCCTCCAGCCGCTTTACGGCTTTCAGCCCCTCGGCCGTCATGGGGACCTTCACCACG encodes the following:
- the fsa gene encoding fructose-6-phosphate aldolase yields the protein MKIFLDTANVKEIKEAAAWGILDGVTTNPTLIMKEGRDYPSALKEICSIVDGPVSAETIAEDHEGMVREGVVFSKIHENIVVKVPMTAEGLKAVKRLEAKGIRTNTTLCFSPTQALLVAKAGGFIVSPFVGRLDDMSHNGMDLIRQILKIYGNYGYKTQVLVASVRHPIHVVEAAEAGAHIATLPWKVLEQMVKHPLTDRGIQQFLKDWEKVPKNP